GAATGTTTCGCCAGAACCGTGGGCGATCCCCAATTCGCCGTAGGTGCATATGACATAGGGATCCTCGACGGCTTGCGTGACGCCTGCTGGTGTCCACGGTCTAGCCTGGGTGCGCGTGTAATCTCGCGCGGCATCTAGTGCCCCTTGTGCAATGCCGAGATAGACGTTGACGAAGATGAGCTGAACCAGAGGTGCGAATAAGCTTCCGCGCTGAAATTGGAAAAACGCATTCAGAACCGCGTTCGGCCCGCCGAGGACCTCGTCAGGGCGCACTACGACATCATCGAAATCCGTTGTGCCACTGTCTGTTCTACGCATACCCAACGCGTCCCAGTCATCATTGACCTTCACTCCGGCCCGATCGGTCGGGATCACCGCGGTGATGATCGCGCCCTGCTGCTCCGATTCTTCCTGGATTACCGCGAATACCAACAGTAGATCCGAACCTTTCGCGCCGCTGCTGAAATGCTTGGTTCCGCTGAACCGGTAGCCGCCGTCGCCGGTCGGCGTGGCGCGGACCTTCCAGTCCAGAACGTGGCTGTTGTTCTCGCTTGAGGCGTTACCTGCCCACCAATTACGTTCAGCTACAGCCCGATAGGTCGCGTCTTTCTGCTCGGCCGATCCGAGCAGTTCGACAAACGCGATATCAACGATGTGATACCCGAACAAGTGCCCCAGCGAGCCGTCCACTCGCGCAATCTCGCGGACCA
The sequence above is a segment of the Candidatus Mycobacterium wuenschmannii genome. Coding sequences within it:
- a CDS encoding acyl-CoA dehydrogenase family protein codes for the protein MTLTTEAQQSERQDRRDPIAVARELAQTWSEGLLERDRAGGSATAEREALRNSGLLSLGVPEQFGGWGADWPTVFDVVREIARVDGSLGHLFGYHIVDIAFVELLGSAEQKDATYRAVAERNWWAGNASSENNSHVLDWKVRATPTGDGGYRFSGTKHFSSGAKGSDLLLVFAVIQEESEQQGAIITAVIPTDRAGVKVNDDWDALGMRRTDSGTTDFDDVVVRPDEVLGGPNAVLNAFFQFQRGSLFAPLVQLIFVNVYLGIAQGALDAARDYTRTQARPWTPAGVTQAVEDPYVICTYGELGIAHGSGETFGHIPCTIRSPTRSLRSVTMC